The genomic interval CCAGCGCCTCGCTGTGGCGGGTCTCCGGCCGCAGTCTCGCCCCCGCCGGCACCGCGCCATAGCGCCACGGTGCGGCCCGAGCTGGATCGATCGATCCGGGCGCGCGCCTGCGCCGCAACGCGCTACGGCTGCGCCAGCGCGCGCTCGACCGCCTGCTGCGCCAGCGGCGCCATCACCGCATAGCCAGCGACGGTGGGATGCACGCCGTCGTAGGCCAGCGCCTTGTCCATGCCGCCCTGGCGGTTGCTGAGCTTGCTGTGGTAATCCAGGTACACCGCGCCGTGGCTTTGCGCGTACTGCTCGATCCAGGCGTTGAGCGCGCGGACCTTTTCCGCCGGCTGCAGGCCTGGCCGCCACGGGTACTCGCTGACCGGGAGCACCGAGGCCAGCACCACCTTGATGTGGTTGGCCTGTGCCAACTCGATCATCGAGCGCAGGTTGTCCTCGATCATGTGCTGCGTGGTCAGGCCGGTGTTGCCGGCCAGGTCGTTGGTGCCGGCCAGGATCACCACTGCCGCCGGCTTCAGCTCGATCACGTCCTGGCGAAAACGCACCAGCATCTGCGCGGTGGTCTGCCCGGAGATGCCGCGGTTGACGTAGGGCTTGCCGGGGAAGAACGTGGTGCCCTGCATGCGGCCCCAGGCATCGGTGATCGAATCGCCGTAGAACACCACGCGCTGTTCGCCCGCCGCCGGCGGCGCCAATGCGGCGTTGTCGGCGCGGTAGCGCTCCAGCTGCGCCCAGTCCAGCAGGCGCTTCTGCAGTTCCGCCACCTCCTTGGGCTGCAACGTGTCGGGCGCGCGCGTGTACAGCGCATCCACCTTGCCCTGCAGCGCATCGGCGGCAGGCGCGGCGGTCTGCGCGAACGCGGGATGGGCGAGACTCAGGCACAGCGACAACAGTGCGACGCGCGACAAGGGCTTCACGATCACCTCCACTTCGGGGAAACGCGTCACCCTAATCGAAATCGTGCGCTTGCGCGCGGGTTGGCGGCTTCGGCGGCGTTTGCCGAACGCACGGGGCGGCGTGCACGGGGCATGGTCGATGCGCCGATGTCCGCGTTGTTGCGTACGCGGTTATGCCTGCGCTTCCTCTTGGCGAGGCTCCGCCCGTACCCTCACCCCAACCCTTCTCCCGGGGGGAAAGGGGCTTTTGTCCGCTTCGCTGGATCGCGTCAATGCCGGCAGGGCTGCAGGCAGGCTTCGCTCAGTCGCTGGCAGCCGCACGCCGCGGCAGCGTCACCAGGAAACGGGTGCCGTCCTACTGCGAGGAGTTGACGCGCTGCGCGGCGCTGAACGATTCGAGTTTGCGTACACCGAGGCCGCAACGCACACGGCAGTCACGATTCGCAATCGGAGCTACGCCAATGACGAGCCGCAAGGGTCGACCGCCGAACGTGGCACACGCCAGGCACGCGATGCGCAGACTGTCATCAAATCGCCATATGGGCGCCTCCGCTGCGACCGATCGCAGATACGCCGCTGCGCCACGCGCTCGGCATTCAGTCGCCACTCATGCGCCGACGACTGCACGCATGGCGCGCACCAACGAACGCCCGCGTGCCGGATGCCGAACTCACAAGCCTTTACCCGGCAAGGAAAGCGGCCAATGCCCAAGCGCGTACGCCACGGCGTGCCGGCCATCGGGCGTGCACTTGTTTGCCACGCGATGCCGAGCGCACGATTGTTTTTCGCTATGCATGCAACCTTTTCGCCGCCGCTAACTTTTTTGTACGTACATGACATGCGCTGTTTTCCGTTCCTACCATTGCGCCGGTAGTGAAGGGGGGGTCCCCACTCCAAGCCCCGAAGGACACCGCATGAACAGGCATTACGCGCAACGCAAACTCTCTGTGCTGTGGCTGGCGTTGGCTCCCGGATTGATGCTCGCCACGGCGGCATCGGCACAATCCGCAAGCACCGCTCCGGCGCAAGCTTCGAACGCCAGCGCAGCGTCCGCCAACCCGCAAGGCGGCAGCTACGACAACGCGAGCTCCGGGCCCACCGCTGGCTATGGCACGGTGTTCGGCGGCGGCGCGCCCTACGCCACTCGCAGCAGCTGGGAAAACGCCGGCGGCGGCTATCTCAACACGCGCTTCGCCCCGGCCGAATGGCAGATCACTCCGTTCAACGCGGCGCGGCTGAAGACTGCATGGACCTTCACCACCGCAGGCGACGTGTCCGCCACGCCGACCGTGCAGGGCAGCGCGCTGTACGTGCCCGACTGGGGTGGCCAGCTGTATCGCATCGACACTGCGCTGGGCAAGGCGGTGTGGCAGGTGAAACTGTCCGACTACACCGGCAACGCCGCCTCGCTGTCGCGCAACAGCCCGGCGATTGCGCGCGACAGCATCCTGGTCGGCGACCAGGCCAGCGGCACGGTGCTGGCGATCGACAAGAACACCGGCAAGTTGCTGTGGAAGACCGTGGTCGAAGCCAATGCGCAAGCGCGCATCACCGCCTCGCCGGTGGTGTACGGCGACCGCGTCTACGTCGGCGTGTCCTCCGGCGACTGGGGCGGACTGACCCCCGGCTACAGGTTTTCGTTCCGCGGCAGCGTGGCCGCGCTCGACCTGAAGACCGGCAAGCTGCTGTGGAGTTTCCGCACCGCGCCGGAAGGCTATACCGGCGCCTCGGTGTGGGGCACGCTGGCGATCGACCCGCAACGGCAGCGCGTCTATGCCACCACCGGCAACAACTACTCGGTGCCGCTGGACGTGGCCAACTGCGTCAAGAACGCCAACGGCGATAAGACCGCGCAATTGGCCTGCCTTGCGCCGGACAACTACGTGGACTCGGTGCTGGCGCTGGACATGCGCAGCGGCAAGCCGGTGTGGACGCGCCGCCTGCAGGGCGCCGATGCCTGGTCGCTATCGTGCCTGGTCGCGCCGACCGCCGGCGTGTGCCAGGAACCGCAGGGGCCGGACTACGACTTCAGCGGCGGCGGCGCCAACCTGTTCACCGCGATCCGCAACGGCAAACCGCAGGCGCTGGTCGGCGCCGGGCAGAAGAGCGGCGTGTATTGGGCGTTCGATGCCGACAGCGGGCGCACCGTGTGGTCCACCCAGGTCGGCCCAGGCGGCACCGCCGGCGGCATCGAATGGGGCTCGTCGGTGGATCCGCTCAAATCGCGGGTCTACGTCGCCATCAACAACAACAACCACACCAGTTACACCCTCGCGCCCGGCAACACCGAGACCTGGAACGCCGGCTCGTGGGCGGCGCTGGATGCGGCCAGCGGCAAGATCCTGTGGCAGGTGAAGGTGCCGGGCATCGATCCGATCCAGACCACGTTCGGCGCCGGCGGCCGCGGCCCGCTCGCGTCCTCGCCCGGACTGGTCTACGCCGGCTCGATGTCCGGCGCGATGACGGTGCTCGATGCCGGAACCGGCAAGACCCTGTGGAGCTTCGATGCCGGCGGTTCGGTCTCCAGCGCGCCGGCCGTGGTGGACGGCGCGGTGTACTGGGGTGCGGGCTACAGCCGTTTCAACTTCGGCACCGGGGTGCATAAGCTGTACAAGTTCGTCCCGGCGCCCTGATCGCGCGATCGCAGCAACACGCACGCCGCACGTCCCTCGCCTCTCCTGCGCACGCAGGAGGGGCTTTTTTGTGCGTGGATGGCGCCGCCGACGCTGCGCGCGCATCGCACCGATCGCTCATGCCGGCGAACAGCATCGCCGTCAGGCGAACGTGCGCATGCGCCACCGCAGGTCGCGCATGAAGATGAAAACGCGGCGAGAGGTGTCTACGAAATCGACCCCTGTGGCGTGACGCCGCGCACGCAATCACCGTGGCGGCGCCCGTAGCCTCGATATGCACCGTGGAAGTCGGTGCAACGGCATCCGGTCCCCTGCCGGATGGTCCAGTCGTCTTCTAGCAGAAGGAAGATCCATGAACCGCAAGAACGCGCTGTATCTGGCCCTGCTGGCCAGCGTCTCCGGGCTTTCCCCCGTCGCCATGGCCGCCAATCCCCCAGCGGCCGAGATGGACTCCGCTCCCGTCGAAGCCCGCCCCAATGCCGCCGCGCTCGGCGGCGCCGAACTGCGCAGCCTCGCCACCGGCAGCGCGCATGCGCCGCGCGTCATCGAACTCGGCGCGCCCGACAGCGCCCAGGCCGCGACGATGAAGCAATTGCGCGGCCAACAGGTCAAGCATGGCCAGCCGCTGCAGATCGGCTTCTCGCGCGACATCGCCAAGCCGGCGATCAACCTGCGCAGGCTCCGTTGGCAGAGCCTGCCCAGCGGCGCGCAGGTCACCAGCTTCGAGATCGTCTCCACCGATGCGGCGGCGCTGCGCGCGGCATTGCAGCTCAGCGGCAGCGGCGCGCAGCCGGGAGACCCGGGCAAGGCCACGCTGCGCTTCGCCGGCGACGACGGCCGCGTGTTCGAACAGAGCGGTGCCGATTTCGCCGGCAGCGAACCGGGCTGGTCCGCGGCGGTGTCCGGCTCGCGCCTGGTGGTGGAGATCGAACTGCCGGCCGGCCAGTATCCGCAGGGCTTCGCGCTGAAGATCCCGCAGATCTCGCACATGGACATCAATCCCGTCGCCAGCGAGGAAATGATGCGGCCGATGATCGGCGAGAGCGATTCGTGCGAGCGCGACATCGTGTGCCGCGCCAGCCCCACGAGCGGCTTCACCTCGGCCGCCAAGTCGGTGGCGCGCATGGTGTTCAGCACCAGCAGCGGCTCCTACCTGTGCACCGGCACCCTGCTCAACAACAGCAACTCGCCGAAGAAGTACCTGTTCTGGACCGCGGCGCACTGCATCAGCACCCAGACCGTGGCCAACACCCTGCAGACCTACTGGTTCTACGACGCCACCACCTGCAACGGCTCCACGGTCAGCTCGTCCTACACCACGCTCAGCGGCGGCGCCTACCTGCGCCACGCCAACACCACCCGCGACACCTCGCTGCTGGAACTAAAGACCGCCCCGCCCAGCGGCGCGTTCTATGCCGGCTGGAGCAGTTCGGCGATCGGCTCCACCGGCACCGCGATCGAGGGCATCCACCACCCCGCAGGCGACGTGAAGAAGTACTCCCTGGGCAGCGTCACCGCGCTGTCGTCGTCGATCGACGGCAAGTCGCCGCTGTACAAGGTGGTCTGGAACACCGGCGTCACCGAAGGCGGTTCGTCCGGCTCGGGCCTTTTCACCGTCAACAGCAGCGGCGCCTACCAGCTGCGCGGCGGCCTGTACGGCGGCACCTCGTACTGCAGTGCGCCCAGCGACCCGGACTACTACTCGCGCTTTTCCGACGTGTATTCCACCATCCAGCCCTACCTGAGCCCGTAAGCCCAGGCCCGGGAGGGCCGTACTCCCGGACCCGGACAGGCCACGCGCGTGCGTGGCCTGTCCTTACGGCCGCCACCGCCCTGGCACGCAGCGGTTACACTGGGTGCCATCTCACACACGGCAGGCACCCACTTGGCAAAGCCCAACTATTCCTTCGAAAAACGTCAGCGCGAAATCGCCAAGAAGAAACAGCAGGACGAGAAGGAAGCGCGCAAGCGCGAAGCCCGCGAGGCAGCGAAGGCCGCAGCGGACGCCGAAGCGAAGACGCCCGACAGCGGCAATTGAGCGGCACCGCGCAACCGGTCGCGTACCGGCTGCCGCCATCGCCGTAGCGTTGCGTGTTGCCGCCATCCGCGTACGACGGCCTGGCGCTGGGCGCCAGCGCATGCTTGCGCAGCAGATGCCGGGCCGCCCGTTCGCCCAGCGCCGCCTTCCCGGATACCGGCACGGCCTCCAGGCCGGCGATGACGTACCAGACGCGATCCCGCGTTCCTGTCCCGCTGGCACCGCGGACCCGGAATCCCGCAGGCAACCCAAGCGGCGCGATGCCGCTCCCCGGCGCAGGCGCGACTCAGCCGACCTTCTTGGCCAGCGCGGTACCCAGCAGGAACAGCACAAGGGCGATGGCGATGCCGGCCCAGAACAGGAACTTGGCGATGCCCATCGCCGCGCCCGCGGCGCCGGTGAAGCCGAGCGCGCCGGCGATGAGTCCGATGATGGCGATGATGATGGCCCACTTGATCATGCTGCAATCTTCCCGAATCCGATGAGGGAGCGCTGCGCCAGGCGGCGCGGCGCCACGGTCGCCACATGCGACCGCATCGTCGGCAATGCTAGTCAGCCTGCCATGCCCCCCATGTGAAGCGCTGCCGGCGTCAGCGCCCTTGCGGCTTAAGCGACGCCGCTGTCAGGCGCCGTGGCCGCAGTGGATGGCAGCGTCGCCGGGAACCATTCCGCGCGTGCCAGCCAGCCTTTCAGGAATTTGTCGTCGACCGGACGTTCCTGCGCCAGCCGCTGGTAGTAATCGATCCGGCCCTGGCGATACAGCGCGTATACCTGCGCCTGATCGGCGGCCTGCAGCGCAGCCAGCGTAGCCGGTCCCATCTCCCCGTCGGTAGCCAGGCCCGTGGCGCCCAACTGCAGCAGGATCCGCTGCAGCAACAGCACCGCCTCGGTCCCGGCATTGACGTAGAAATCGAACAGGATCTCGGCCAGCGGCTGCGAGGCGATCTGGTCGCCGTCCAGCTTGTCCCAGTATTCCTGTTTGTAGATGGCACCGGCCTGCTCCGGGGTAAGCGCGCGCAGCGCTTCCAGCGTCGGCGCCTCGCCGAGCAGGGACTGCGCGTAGCGCTGGAACGTGGCCAGGGTGATGCCAAGATTGGTGGCGCCGCCGGGATCGGCCGGATCGTCCACGAAGCTTCCTTCGAACTTCAGCAACTGCGGCAGATACAGATCGAACGACGCCATCGGCTTTGCTCCTGGAAAAATGATCGGACTGACCGCGCGCAGTGTGGCAGCGGGCGCGCCGCGACGCTGTGCCGCACGGGACAGCATCGCCCCGCCG from Xanthomonas sp. DAR 34887 carries:
- a CDS encoding SGNH/GDSL hydrolase family protein — protein: MKPLSRVALLSLCLSLAHPAFAQTAAPAADALQGKVDALYTRAPDTLQPKEVAELQKRLLDWAQLERYRADNAALAPPAAGEQRVVFYGDSITDAWGRMQGTTFFPGKPYVNRGISGQTTAQMLVRFRQDVIELKPAAVVILAGTNDLAGNTGLTTQHMIEDNLRSMIELAQANHIKVVLASVLPVSEYPWRPGLQPAEKVRALNAWIEQYAQSHGAVYLDYHSKLSNRQGGMDKALAYDGVHPTVAGYAVMAPLAQQAVERALAQP
- a CDS encoding PQQ-binding-like beta-propeller repeat protein — its product is MNRHYAQRKLSVLWLALAPGLMLATAASAQSASTAPAQASNASAASANPQGGSYDNASSGPTAGYGTVFGGGAPYATRSSWENAGGGYLNTRFAPAEWQITPFNAARLKTAWTFTTAGDVSATPTVQGSALYVPDWGGQLYRIDTALGKAVWQVKLSDYTGNAASLSRNSPAIARDSILVGDQASGTVLAIDKNTGKLLWKTVVEANAQARITASPVVYGDRVYVGVSSGDWGGLTPGYRFSFRGSVAALDLKTGKLLWSFRTAPEGYTGASVWGTLAIDPQRQRVYATTGNNYSVPLDVANCVKNANGDKTAQLACLAPDNYVDSVLALDMRSGKPVWTRRLQGADAWSLSCLVAPTAGVCQEPQGPDYDFSGGGANLFTAIRNGKPQALVGAGQKSGVYWAFDADSGRTVWSTQVGPGGTAGGIEWGSSVDPLKSRVYVAINNNNHTSYTLAPGNTETWNAGSWAALDAASGKILWQVKVPGIDPIQTTFGAGGRGPLASSPGLVYAGSMSGAMTVLDAGTGKTLWSFDAGGSVSSAPAVVDGAVYWGAGYSRFNFGTGVHKLYKFVPAP
- a CDS encoding trypsin-like serine peptidase, whose amino-acid sequence is MNRKNALYLALLASVSGLSPVAMAANPPAAEMDSAPVEARPNAAALGGAELRSLATGSAHAPRVIELGAPDSAQAATMKQLRGQQVKHGQPLQIGFSRDIAKPAINLRRLRWQSLPSGAQVTSFEIVSTDAAALRAALQLSGSGAQPGDPGKATLRFAGDDGRVFEQSGADFAGSEPGWSAAVSGSRLVVEIELPAGQYPQGFALKIPQISHMDINPVASEEMMRPMIGESDSCERDIVCRASPTSGFTSAAKSVARMVFSTSSGSYLCTGTLLNNSNSPKKYLFWTAAHCISTQTVANTLQTYWFYDATTCNGSTVSSSYTTLSGGAYLRHANTTRDTSLLELKTAPPSGAFYAGWSSSAIGSTGTAIEGIHHPAGDVKKYSLGSVTALSSSIDGKSPLYKVVWNTGVTEGGSSGSGLFTVNSSGAYQLRGGLYGGTSYCSAPSDPDYYSRFSDVYSTIQPYLSP
- a CDS encoding DUF1328 family protein, with the translated sequence MIKWAIIIAIIGLIAGALGFTGAAGAAMGIAKFLFWAGIAIALVLFLLGTALAKKVG
- a CDS encoding glycoside hydrolase family 108 protein — encoded protein: MASFDLYLPQLLKFEGSFVDDPADPGGATNLGITLATFQRYAQSLLGEAPTLEALRALTPEQAGAIYKQEYWDKLDGDQIASQPLAEILFDFYVNAGTEAVLLLQRILLQLGATGLATDGEMGPATLAALQAADQAQVYALYRQGRIDYYQRLAQERPVDDKFLKGWLARAEWFPATLPSTAATAPDSGVA